The Acidobacteriota bacterium nucleotide sequence GCCGGCCGGTCTTCGCGTCGACCGCCAGGACGTCGTTCGGCCGCTGCGTCAGGTACATCACGCCGTCGACGACGATCGGCGAGCTCTCCCACGAGCCGAACACCTGATTCTGCAGCAGCCACTTGATCTCGAGATTCCTGACGTTGGCCGGCGTGATCTGCGTCAGCGGGCTGTAGCGCTGTCCGAAGTACGCTCCCGAGTACGTGAGCCAGTTGTGCGGCTCGCCCGTCGCGTTGACGATGCGCGACGGCGAGACCTGTGCGCCGATCCCAGCCGCCCCTGCGACGACGGCGGCCAGCACGACGGCTGCGGTGCGCGTCATGGACGCCCGCCTTTCAACGACGCGAGAAACCCGACGACGTCTGCGATCTCGCCCGTGCTCAGCCGCATGCCGTACTTCGGCATCGTCGAGGTCCGGCTGACGGTCCACTCGCGCAGATCGCCTTTGACGAACGACCGCAGCCGGCCATCGGTCGTGATGAGCTGGACGGTGTAAAGATCTTCGTTCAGGCGGCGCCCGTTCACCACGCCACCGTCGGCGAGCACCGCCCGCACGGGACGGTTGATCGGCAGCATCACGGGATCCGGATCGAGCAGCGCCGCGAGGATCGCCGCAGGCGTGCGCTGCCGCGCGATATCGGCGAGCTCTGGCCCAGCGAACGCGCCGCGCTCGTCGAGACGATGGCACGACAGGCACTCGCCCTTGCCCTCAATGATCGCCTGGCCGCGGATCGGATCGCCGAGCGCCACCGGCACGGCGGGGGTTGCATCGAAGCCGGCCCGGATGAAGGCGACGAGCCCGGTTATCTCCGCCTGCTCGAGGCGGAAGGACGGCATCCCGGCAGTCGGGATGCCGGACGCGATCAGCGCCCGCAGCGCCTCGTCGGTCGGCGCGCGGCGGATCGGGCCGCGCCGCAGATCGACGCCGCTCACGCCCGTACCGGTCGGGCCATGACAGGTGACGCACACGGTGCCGTAGACGCGCTGCCCCACCGCGATGTCGGCGGCCGAATACTGTGCCGGATGGTCCTGGACCGGTGGCTGCGCACGAGCAGGCTGAACGGCCGCCGCCGACACGACGAGCAGGACGGCAGCGCGCCGCAGAACGGCGTGCGGCGAGGACGGCACGGGCATGAACGGCCGGAGTATACTGCGCGCCGCCAGCGGTCACAATCACGGGTACGACAGGGACGACGGGTGCGACCGGTACGACAGGTACGACGGGCGACAGGAACGAACTGACGCGGGTCAGCTTTTCCCGGGTACGACGGGCGCGACCGGTACGACGGGTACGACAGGCGACAGGAACGAGCTGACGCGGGTCAGCTCTTTCTTGATGGGATTGGTTGGTGCTGTTCGGAAGGGCGGATCGGCCGCAGGCGGAACCAACTGGCGCCCAGACGGCTGATGAGCGCACTCTGGACGACGCGAGGTTGCTAGCTATCCGTGAGACGGCATCACCAGCAGCATGACGCTCTTGGGGACAGCGTCGGCGCACACTGTGGACTGGGGCGTCACCCGGCGTTACCGACGACGCATGCAGCCGGCGTCATCAGCCATCGTCCGCAACCAGCTCCAACGCGAGAACTGCTCGAGCAACTTCGTCGTGCTCCACTGCGGCTCAAGGGTCGGCCTGGCAGGGCCGCCGCTCTCGGGCGGTGACTCGGCTGGCGCAAGCGACGCAAGCGCCATGAGGATCAGAACCGCATTGTGGCGCTCATCCTTCTGTCGTCGTGCGCTGCCAGAGATCGGAAGTGATGCAACAACCAGAATCCCGCTGCCGCTCGAGCGCACATGCCGCTGCCCTACCAAGCAGGGCGCGTGCGGGCGCATGGCGCGTTGAACCGCTACGATAGGAGCTGCGACGCATGCGTGGTCCGGTTCCTTGTGCCGCGCACGGACGTTCTCGCCGCGCAGTCAACTGACGCTGGCAGGCGCCTCTCCTTCACCGTCGCACCGTCGTCGCTATCTGGCACTTGCCCGCGTCACAGCACATTCGGGCCAGACATCCGCCGGCACGACAATCGACTCCGGAGATCGAGACCGCTGACATCGGCTCGTTCCTCTCGCCCGTCGTACCGGTCGTACCCGCAGTACCCGAGTCAAGATGACCTGCGCCAGCTCGTTCCTGTCGCCCGTCGTACCCGTCGTACCGGTCGTACCCGTCGTACCCGAGTCAAGATGACCCGCGTCAGCTCGTTCCTGTCGCCCGTCGTACCCGTCGTACCGGTCGCACCCGTCGTACCCGAGCCAAGCTGACCCGCGTCAGTTCGTTCCTGTCGCCTGTCGTACCCGTCGTACCGGTCGTACCCGTCGTACCCGCGTCTGCTACTCCGGCAACCCTTGGCCTTTCGTTTCGATCGAGAGCGGCAGCAGGGCCAGGCCGATGAGGAACGCGATCGCGGTGAAGGCGACCGGCGTGCCGATCGTTCCCATCGCCGACACGCCCCAGCCGACGAGGAACGTGATGCCCGCGCCGGCGAAGCGGCCGACCGAGCTGATGAAGCCGAGGGCGCTCGCGCGGCACTCGGTGCGGTACTGTTCCGGCAGCCAGAAGAGGTACGTCGTGAAGTTCGCGCCGCCCAGTCCAAGGAAGAACAGCAGACCGATGAACCAGGCGAGCGCGCCGGCCTCGAAGTAGAACGCCACGCCGAAGGTCAGCGTGATCGACAGGCACATGATCGCGAAGAACACGGCCGTCACGGGGCGGCGCCCCCAGCGCTCGGCGAGAAACGGCACGATGAGCGCGCCGGTGATGGTGCCGCACGCGAGCAGCACCGTGCCCCACGACGCCAGGCGCGCCGCGCTCGGCGCGGTGAGCCCGGCCTTGCCTGCAAGGAACGTGATGGCGGACGGCACGTAGACGGATCCAGCCCACAGCCCTGAGATCGAGCACAGCATCAGCGTCGAGTTGACGAGCGTGCGCCGCCGGTATTCCGGCGAGAACAGCGCGGCGAGCGAGGCGGCGGCCGACGATGACGGACGCCAGCGGACGGGCTCGTGCACGCTGCGGCGGATCCAGGCGACGAGCAGGGCCGGCGCGCCGCCGACCACGAACATCGCGCGCCAGCCGTAGGTCGCGCCGATCCAGGCATTGAGCAGGCCGGCGACGAGCATCCCGATGTAGTAGCCAGTCTGCATCAACCCGGCGCCGAGCTTGCGGCGCCGCTCGGGCCACTCCTCGGCGATGAAGGTCGAGCCGAGCGTCCACTCGCCGCCGACGCCGATGCCGGCGAGCAGCCGGAAGATCGCGAGCTGCCAGACGTTCGTCGCGAACGCGCCCGCGAAGGTGAAGAGCGAATAACAGAGGATCGTGAGGCTGAGCGTGCGGACGCGGCCGAAGCGATCGCCGACCGGTCCCCAGAGCATCGAGAACCCCCAGCCGACGAGAAACAGCGAGAAGCACAGCCCACCGTAGAACCCGACGTTCGCCGTCGTCGGCTCGATGCCCGAGCGCGGGAGCAGCTCGCGCAGCGCCGGCACCATCACGAGCGCGTAGATGAACGAGTCCACGCCGTCGAGCGCCCACCCGCCCCACGCGGCGAGGAACCCTTTCTTCTGATTCGCGGTCAGCCGCGCGTCCGCGGCGGTCGTCGACGACACGGCGCGCAGTATAGACGCAATGCCGGCCGCCGGTCGGAGCAGACAGGGCACTCCCGCAACGACCGCGCCGCCTCGACGGCGTCGCGTGCTTCAGGCAATCGCGCGCTCAGGCGCGAGGTACTCGATGCGCCGCGACATCAGCGCGTTCAACGATCGATGCGGATCGACGAGACGGCCGGGCGTGAACAGCCGCTCGCGCAGGTGCTCGGTGTCGTCGTGGCCGACGGCGCCCGTGAAGATCTGCTGAAGGTACTCGACGCCGAGCGCCGAGGGTCTCATCCGGTCCGCGTCGTAGAAGGCGGGGTGCAGCCGGCGGGCGTGGATGTGGCCCCACGTGTCGCGCAGCCCGGCCACGGGGAATCCTTCGACCCGGTACCCGCGGTCCCGCGTCCATCGCAGCGCGGCGATCGTGTTCCGCTCGCCCGCCAGCAGGAGATCGAGCGCATGGCCCCCGAGCTGCGCGGCGTGGAAGCGATCGAAGAGCAGCGGACGTCCTCCACGCTGCGTGTGGCCGACCTTGCGCGTGAAGATGACGTCCCGCGCGTGATCGCCGCGTCGCAGCCTCCGGAAGTACCGGTCGCCGATGCGGTCGACCAG carries:
- a CDS encoding c-type cytochrome, encoding MPVPSSPHAVLRRAAVLLVVSAAAVQPARAQPPVQDHPAQYSAADIAVGQRVYGTVCVTCHGPTGTGVSGVDLRRGPIRRAPTDEALRALIASGIPTAGMPSFRLEQAEITGLVAFIRAGFDATPAVPVALGDPIRGQAIIEGKGECLSCHRLDERGAFAGPELADIARQRTPAAILAALLDPDPVMLPINRPVRAVLADGGVVNGRRLNEDLYTVQLITTDGRLRSFVKGDLREWTVSRTSTMPKYGMRLSTGEIADVVGFLASLKGGRP
- a CDS encoding MFS transporter; protein product: MVPALRELLPRSGIEPTTANVGFYGGLCFSLFLVGWGFSMLWGPVGDRFGRVRTLSLTILCYSLFTFAGAFATNVWQLAIFRLLAGIGVGGEWTLGSTFIAEEWPERRRKLGAGLMQTGYYIGMLVAGLLNAWIGATYGWRAMFVVGGAPALLVAWIRRSVHEPVRWRPSSSAAASLAALFSPEYRRRTLVNSTLMLCSISGLWAGSVYVPSAITFLAGKAGLTAPSAARLASWGTVLLACGTITGALIVPFLAERWGRRPVTAVFFAIMCLSITLTFGVAFYFEAGALAWFIGLLFFLGLGGANFTTYLFWLPEQYRTECRASALGFISSVGRFAGAGITFLVGWGVSAMGTIGTPVAFTAIAFLIGLALLPLSIETKGQGLPE